The following coding sequences are from one Polynucleobacter sp. JS-JIR-II-50 window:
- the rpoC gene encoding DNA-directed RNA polymerase subunit beta', with product MKALLDLFKQTQGEEQFDVIKIGLASPEKIRSWSFGEVRKPETINYRTFKPERDGLFCAKIFGPTKDYECLCGKYKRLKFRGVICEKCGVEVTLAKVRRERMGHIELAAPVAHIWFLKSLPSRLGMVLDMTLRDIERVLYFEAYVVVDPGMTPEGAMKRGQIMSEDEYIAKTEEYGDGAFTAIMGAEGIRDLLRSIDIDREVETIRADLKATGSDAKIKKYAKRLKVLEAFQTSGIKPDWMIMEVLPVLPPELRPLVPLDGGRFATSDLNDLYRRVINRNNRLKRLLELRAPEIIVRNEKRMLQEAVDSLLDNGRRGKAMTGANKRPLKSLAEMIKGKSGRFRQNLLGKRVDYSGRSVIVVGPTLKLHQCGLPKLMALELFKPFIFNKLETLGIATTIKAAKKEVESQTPIVWDILEEVIREHPIMLNRAPTLHRLGIQAFEPMLIEGKAIQLHPLVCAAFNADFDGDQMAVHVPLSLEAQMEARTLMLASNNVLFPANGEPSIVPSQDVVLGLYYATRDKINGKGEGMVFANITEVVRAYEAGQVELASRVAVRITEFEIVDKKAEGDARFAEKTKIYQTSVGRAILSEILPKGMSFEEINKPLKKKEISRLINTSFRKCGLRETVIFADRLLQSGFRLATNAGISVAIDDMLIPTSKERIITEASAKVKEYDKQFMSGLVTNQERYNNVVDIWGAAGDQVGKAMMDELSHVDVLDRNGKTVRQESFNSIYMMADSGARGSAAQIRQLAGMRGLMAKPDGSIIETPITANFREGLNVLQYFISTHGARKGLADTALKTANSGYLTRRLCDVTQDLVVIEDDCGATNGVTMKALVEGGEIIEALRDRILGRVCIGDIVHPDTQEVIVPNDTLLDEDHVDQIVALGIDEVKVRTVLSCLTRFGLCAKCYGRDLGRGGLVNVGEAVGVIAAQSIGEPGTQLTMRTFHIGGAASRALVASNIEAKSNGALKFSGTMRVVKNAKGEQIVISRSGEALIVDENGRERERHKVPYGATLLLKEDAAVKAGASLATWDPLTRPIISEYAGIARFDNVEEGVTVAKQVDEVTGLSTLVVIDGKRRSAASKGVRPMINLVDDKGNEVMIAGTDHPVNIGLQVGALITVKDGQKVEVGEVLARIPIESQKTRDITGGLPRVAELFEARSPKDAAVLAKVTGTVSFGKETKGKQRLVITDMDGEANEFLIPKEKQVLVHDGQVVNKGEMIVEGPADPHDILTLRGIEELAIYIVDEVQDVYRLQGVKINDKHIEVIVRQMLRRVQITDGGDTAYITGEQVERSKLYDANDLVIAAGKRPAQFENVLLGITKASLSTDSFISAASFQETTRVLTEAAIMGKTDTLRGLKENVIIGRLIPAGTGLSYRRARKVREQFERDRAQMIAAEEEAMANMPVEIEAEVVAPAGEADPS from the coding sequence ATGAAAGCATTGCTCGATTTATTTAAGCAAACGCAGGGCGAAGAGCAGTTTGATGTCATCAAAATTGGTCTCGCATCTCCTGAGAAAATTCGCTCATGGTCTTTTGGTGAAGTACGCAAACCAGAAACCATCAACTACCGGACTTTTAAGCCCGAGCGTGATGGTTTGTTCTGCGCCAAGATTTTTGGACCAACCAAAGACTACGAGTGCTTATGCGGCAAGTACAAGCGCTTAAAGTTCCGTGGCGTTATCTGTGAGAAGTGCGGTGTTGAAGTTACTCTCGCTAAGGTACGTCGTGAGCGTATGGGCCACATTGAGTTGGCAGCCCCTGTAGCGCACATCTGGTTCTTGAAGTCCCTGCCATCCCGTTTGGGTATGGTTCTCGATATGACATTGCGTGATATCGAGCGCGTTCTCTACTTTGAAGCATATGTAGTGGTTGATCCTGGCATGACTCCTGAAGGCGCAATGAAGCGCGGTCAGATCATGTCTGAAGATGAATACATTGCCAAGACTGAAGAGTATGGTGACGGTGCGTTTACTGCCATCATGGGCGCTGAAGGTATTCGTGATCTCTTGCGTTCGATTGATATCGATCGTGAAGTAGAGACTATTCGTGCTGATTTAAAAGCTACCGGTAGCGATGCCAAGATCAAGAAATACGCTAAGCGCTTAAAAGTGCTCGAGGCGTTCCAGACTTCAGGTATCAAGCCTGACTGGATGATCATGGAAGTATTGCCAGTATTGCCACCTGAATTGCGCCCATTGGTGCCATTGGATGGCGGTCGCTTTGCTACCTCTGATTTGAACGACCTCTATCGTCGTGTGATCAACCGTAACAACCGTTTGAAGCGTTTGTTAGAGTTGCGCGCACCAGAGATCATCGTTCGTAACGAAAAACGGATGTTGCAAGAAGCGGTTGACTCATTGCTCGACAACGGTCGTCGCGGTAAGGCTATGACTGGCGCTAACAAGCGTCCTCTCAAGTCCTTGGCTGAGATGATTAAAGGTAAGAGCGGTCGTTTCCGTCAAAACTTGTTGGGTAAACGTGTTGACTACTCTGGTCGTTCAGTCATCGTTGTTGGCCCTACATTGAAATTGCATCAGTGCGGCTTACCAAAATTGATGGCCTTGGAATTATTCAAGCCATTTATTTTCAACAAGCTTGAGACTTTAGGAATTGCAACCACGATTAAGGCTGCGAAGAAAGAAGTTGAAAGCCAGACTCCAATCGTTTGGGACATTCTCGAAGAAGTAATTCGTGAGCACCCAATCATGTTGAACCGTGCGCCTACATTGCACCGCCTTGGCATTCAGGCTTTCGAGCCAATGTTGATTGAAGGTAAAGCAATCCAATTGCACCCATTAGTTTGCGCGGCATTTAACGCGGACTTTGACGGTGACCAAATGGCGGTTCACGTTCCTTTGTCGCTCGAAGCGCAAATGGAAGCGCGTACATTGATGTTGGCTTCGAACAACGTATTGTTCCCAGCTAACGGCGAGCCATCGATCGTTCCTTCACAGGACGTGGTGTTGGGTCTGTACTACGCTACACGTGACAAGATCAACGGTAAGGGCGAAGGCATGGTTTTCGCCAATATTACTGAAGTAGTGCGTGCATACGAAGCGGGTCAAGTTGAATTGGCTTCTCGTGTTGCTGTCCGCATTACTGAGTTTGAGATCGTTGACAAGAAGGCTGAGGGCGATGCCCGTTTTGCTGAAAAAACCAAGATCTATCAAACATCAGTTGGCCGTGCAATCTTGTCTGAGATTTTGCCTAAAGGCATGTCTTTCGAGGAAATTAACAAGCCTTTGAAGAAAAAAGAAATCTCGCGTTTGATCAACACATCATTCCGCAAGTGCGGTTTGCGTGAAACGGTGATTTTTGCTGACCGCCTCTTGCAGTCCGGTTTCCGCTTGGCAACCAATGCTGGTATCTCAGTTGCGATCGACGATATGCTGATCCCAACCTCGAAAGAGCGCATCATCACTGAGGCTTCTGCCAAGGTTAAAGAGTATGACAAGCAATTCATGTCAGGTCTCGTAACCAATCAAGAGCGTTATAACAACGTGGTTGATATTTGGGGTGCCGCAGGCGACCAAGTTGGTAAGGCGATGATGGACGAGTTGTCACACGTTGACGTACTCGACCGTAACGGTAAGACTGTTCGTCAAGAATCCTTTAACTCTATCTACATGATGGCGGATTCTGGTGCACGTGGATCTGCAGCGCAGATTCGTCAGTTAGCTGGTATGCGTGGTTTGATGGCTAAGCCTGATGGCTCCATCATTGAAACCCCAATTACTGCGAACTTCCGTGAAGGCTTGAACGTATTGCAGTACTTCATTTCAACCCACGGTGCTCGTAAAGGCCTGGCCGATACAGCACTGAAGACAGCGAACTCTGGTTACTTGACACGTCGTTTATGCGACGTTACTCAAGATCTCGTGGTGATTGAAGATGATTGCGGCGCAACTAATGGTGTAACCATGAAGGCGCTGGTTGAGGGCGGCGAAATTATCGAAGCATTGCGTGACCGTATTTTGGGTCGTGTATGTATCGGTGACATTGTTCATCCTGACACACAAGAAGTCATCGTTCCTAACGACACCTTGCTTGACGAAGATCATGTTGACCAAATCGTTGCGCTGGGTATCGACGAAGTTAAAGTTCGCACAGTATTGTCTTGCTTAACTCGCTTCGGCTTGTGTGCGAAGTGCTACGGACGTGATCTAGGTCGCGGTGGTTTGGTGAACGTTGGTGAAGCAGTAGGCGTGATCGCTGCTCAATCCATCGGTGAGCCAGGCACACAGTTAACTATGCGTACCTTCCACATTGGTGGTGCAGCGTCACGTGCGTTGGTTGCAAGCAATATTGAAGCCAAATCTAACGGTGCTTTGAAGTTCTCTGGCACGATGCGTGTTGTGAAGAACGCGAAGGGTGAGCAGATCGTGATTTCACGTTCTGGCGAAGCCTTGATCGTTGATGAGAATGGTCGTGAGCGCGAGCGTCATAAAGTACCTTATGGTGCAACTCTCTTGTTGAAAGAAGATGCGGCAGTTAAGGCTGGCGCAAGCTTGGCGACTTGGGATCCATTAACACGTCCAATTATTTCTGAGTACGCTGGTATCGCTCGTTTCGACAACGTTGAAGAAGGCGTAACTGTTGCTAAGCAGGTTGACGAAGTTACTGGTCTTTCCACTTTGGTGGTGATTGATGGCAAACGTCGCTCTGCTGCAAGCAAAGGCGTTCGCCCAATGATCAACTTGGTTGATGACAAGGGTAACGAAGTTATGATCGCTGGTACTGATCACCCAGTAAACATTGGCCTCCAAGTAGGCGCTCTGATTACTGTTAAGGATGGTCAGAAGGTCGAAGTTGGTGAAGTATTGGCGCGTATTCCGATCGAATCACAGAAGACTCGCGACATTACCGGTGGTTTGCCACGCGTTGCAGAATTGTTCGAAGCGCGTTCACCTAAAGATGCAGCTGTCTTGGCGAAAGTTACTGGAACAGTTTCCTTCGGTAAAGAAACCAAAGGTAAACAACGTTTGGTGATTACCGATATGGACGGTGAAGCTAATGAATTCTTGATTCCTAAAGAGAAGCAAGTTCTCGTTCATGACGGTCAAGTTGTGAACAAGGGCGAGATGATTGTGGAAGGCCCTGCTGATCCACATGACATCTTGACTCTCAGGGGTATTGAAGAGTTGGCGATCTACATCGTTGATGAAGTTCAAGACGTTTACCGTTTGCAAGGCGTGAAGATTAACGACAAGCACATTGAAGTGATCGTGCGTCAAATGTTGCGTCGTGTACAGATCACTGATGGCGGCGATACCGCTTACATCACTGGTGAGCAAGTTGAGCGTTCAAAACTGTATGACGCTAACGATTTAGTGATTGCTGCAGGTAAGCGCCCAGCTCAGTTCGAAAACGTGCTGTTGGGTATTACTAAGGCATCCTTGTCGACGGATAGCTTCATTTCAGCGGCTTCTTTCCAAGAAACCACCCGTGTATTGACCGAAGCCGCAATTATGGGCAAGACCGATACACTCCGTGGCCTCAAGGAAAACGTCATTATTGGTCGTCTGATCCCTGCTGGTACCGGCTTGTCTTATCGCCGTGCACGCAAGGTCAGAGAGCAATTCGAGCGTGATCGCGCTCAAATGATTGCCGCCGAAGAGGAGGCAATGGCCAATATGCCTGTAGAAATAGAGGCTGAAGTCGTTGCTCCTGCTGGGGAGGCTGATCCGAGCTAA
- the rpoB gene encoding DNA-directed RNA polymerase subunit beta — protein sequence MNYSFTERKRVRKSFAKRVNNHQVPYLIATQLESYAKFLQAEKPAMSRLTEGLQAAFTSAFPIVSNNGYARMEYVSYQLSQPPFDVKECQQRGYTYHSALRAKVRLIIYDREAPTKVKEVKESEVYMGEIPLMTENGSFVINGTERVIVSQLHRSPGVFFEHDKGKTHSSGKLLFSARIIPYRGSWLDFEFDPKDILYFRVDRRRKMPVTILLKAIGLNNEQILANFFNFDHFSLTANGGSMEFVPERLRGQLASFDVLDKNGVVVIQKDKRINAKHIRELEAAKTKTIAVPDDYLIGRVVARNIVDPDSGEILAYANDEITEEVLATLRDAGIKQLETIYTNDLDSGAYISQTLRTDETADQMAARIAIYRMMRPGEPPTEDAVEALFQRLFYNEDTYDLSRVGRMKVNSRLNRPEMEGPMVLSNEDILDTIKSLVDLRNGKGEVDDIDHLGNRRVRCVGELAENQFRAGLSRVERAVKERLGQAETENLMPHDLINSKPISSAIREFFGSSQLSQFMDQTNPLSEITHKRRISALGPGGLTRERAGFEVRDVHPTHYGRVCPIETPEGPNIGLINSLALFARLNEHGFLETPYRKVSNSKVSDEVVYLSAIEEAKYVIAQANATIDKSGKLADELVSARQAGETMMVSPERIDFIDVAPSQIVSAAASLVPFLEHDDANRALMGANMQRQAVPCLRPDKPLVGTGLERIVAVDSGTVILASRGGIVDYVDANRVVIRVNDDETAAGEVGVDIYNLIKYTRSNQNTNINQRPIVQAGDRVVRGDVVADGASTDLGELALGQNMTVAFMPWNGYNFEDSILISEKVVADDRYTSIHIEELSVVARDTKLGSEEITRDISNLAESQLSRLDESGIVYIGAEVEAGDVLVGKVTPKGETTLTPEEKLLRAIFGEKASDVKDTSLRVPSGMIGTVIDVQVFTREGIERDARAQSIIQEELQRYRLDLNDQLRIVEGDAFMRLEKLLIGKVANGGPKKLAKGTKIDKEYLADLDKYHWFDVRPADDEVASQVEAIKSSIEAKRKQFDEAFEEKRTKLTQGDDLQPGVTKMVKVYLAVKRRLQPGDKMAGRHGNKGVVSKIAPAEDMPFMADGRPVDIVLNPLGVPSRMNVGQILETHLGWAAQGIGKRIDEMVREHAKQTELRKFFKQLYNETGRVEDIDNFTDEQITVLAENLRQGLPFATPVFDGATEAEIGRMLELAYPEDVAKSLKMTPSRQQMILCDGRTGDQFERPVTVGVMHVLKLHHLVDDKMHARSTGPYSLVTQQPLGGKAQFGGQRFGEMEVWALEAYGASYVLQEMLTVKSDDVAGRTKVYENIVKGEHTIDAGMPESFNVLVKEIRSLGIDIDMERN from the coding sequence ATGAACTATAGCTTCACCGAACGCAAGCGAGTCCGTAAAAGCTTTGCTAAGCGAGTAAACAACCACCAGGTTCCGTACCTGATCGCAACGCAGCTGGAATCCTACGCTAAATTTTTACAGGCTGAAAAGCCAGCAATGTCTCGTCTTACTGAGGGACTTCAAGCTGCCTTTACATCAGCATTCCCAATTGTGTCTAACAACGGCTATGCACGTATGGAATACGTGTCTTACCAGTTATCACAGCCACCGTTTGACGTTAAAGAATGTCAACAACGTGGTTACACATACCACTCTGCTTTACGCGCAAAAGTTCGCTTGATTATTTATGATCGCGAAGCGCCTACTAAGGTTAAAGAGGTAAAAGAGAGCGAAGTCTACATGGGTGAAATTCCACTCATGACAGAAAACGGCTCTTTTGTGATCAATGGCACTGAGCGCGTTATCGTTTCTCAGTTGCATCGTTCCCCAGGCGTGTTCTTCGAACACGATAAGGGCAAGACACATAGCTCAGGTAAGTTGCTGTTCTCAGCACGCATCATTCCTTACCGTGGTTCATGGCTCGATTTCGAGTTTGATCCAAAAGACATTCTCTATTTCCGCGTTGACCGTCGTCGTAAGATGCCTGTCACCATTTTGCTTAAAGCAATTGGTTTAAACAACGAACAGATTCTTGCTAACTTCTTCAACTTCGACCATTTCTCATTGACTGCTAACGGCGGTTCAATGGAATTTGTGCCAGAGCGTTTGCGTGGTCAGTTGGCTAGCTTTGATGTGCTCGATAAGAATGGCGTTGTGGTCATTCAAAAAGACAAGCGTATCAATGCAAAGCATATCCGCGAACTCGAAGCTGCTAAGACAAAAACAATCGCTGTACCAGATGACTATTTAATTGGTCGTGTAGTTGCACGCAATATTGTTGATCCAGATTCTGGTGAAATCTTGGCTTACGCTAATGATGAAATTACTGAAGAAGTATTGGCTACATTGCGCGATGCAGGCATCAAGCAATTAGAAACCATCTACACCAATGATTTGGATTCTGGCGCATACATTTCACAGACATTGCGTACTGATGAAACTGCGGATCAAATGGCTGCTCGTATCGCCATCTACCGCATGATGCGTCCTGGTGAGCCTCCAACAGAAGATGCTGTTGAGGCCTTGTTCCAACGTTTGTTCTACAACGAAGATACCTACGACTTATCTCGTGTTGGCCGTATGAAGGTCAACAGCCGTTTGAACCGTCCAGAAATGGAAGGCCCAATGGTTCTGTCGAATGAAGATATTCTCGACACTATTAAGTCCCTCGTAGATTTGCGTAACGGCAAAGGCGAAGTAGACGATATCGATCACTTAGGTAATCGTCGTGTACGTTGCGTTGGCGAATTGGCTGAAAACCAATTCCGTGCTGGTTTGTCACGTGTTGAGCGTGCGGTTAAAGAACGTCTCGGCCAAGCCGAAACAGAAAACCTCATGCCGCATGACTTGATTAACAGCAAGCCAATCTCTTCTGCGATTCGTGAGTTCTTCGGCTCTTCACAGTTGTCCCAGTTTATGGACCAAACCAACCCACTTTCAGAGATCACGCACAAGCGTCGTATTTCTGCATTGGGACCTGGTGGCTTGACCCGCGAGCGCGCAGGCTTTGAAGTGCGCGACGTGCATCCAACCCACTACGGACGTGTTTGCCCAATCGAAACTCCAGAAGGACCAAACATTGGTTTGATCAACTCACTCGCGTTATTTGCGCGCTTGAATGAGCACGGTTTCTTAGAAACCCCATACCGTAAAGTTTCCAATAGCAAGGTAAGCGATGAAGTGGTTTACCTCTCTGCAATCGAAGAAGCAAAGTATGTGATTGCTCAGGCAAATGCAACAATCGACAAGAGCGGTAAGTTGGCCGACGAATTGGTTTCTGCTCGTCAAGCTGGTGAGACCATGATGGTTAGCCCAGAGCGCATCGATTTCATCGACGTTGCTCCTAGCCAGATCGTTTCTGCTGCTGCTTCACTCGTTCCATTCTTAGAGCACGATGATGCGAACCGTGCGTTGATGGGTGCGAACATGCAGCGTCAAGCAGTTCCTTGCTTACGTCCAGACAAGCCATTGGTTGGTACGGGTTTAGAGCGTATTGTTGCGGTTGACTCTGGCACTGTTATTTTGGCGTCCCGCGGCGGTATCGTTGATTATGTTGATGCTAACCGTGTCGTGATTCGTGTAAACGATGATGAGACGGCTGCTGGTGAAGTTGGTGTGGATATTTATAACCTCATCAAGTACACCCGTTCAAACCAAAATACCAATATCAACCAACGTCCAATCGTTCAGGCTGGTGATCGTGTTGTCCGCGGCGACGTAGTTGCTGACGGCGCATCTACCGATTTGGGTGAGTTGGCCTTGGGTCAAAACATGACTGTGGCATTTATGCCATGGAACGGTTACAACTTCGAAGATTCAATCTTGATCTCTGAGAAGGTTGTTGCTGACGACCGCTACACCTCTATTCATATTGAAGAGTTGTCAGTGGTTGCGCGTGATACCAAGCTTGGTTCAGAAGAAATTACTCGCGATATCTCCAATTTGGCAGAGTCACAACTCTCCCGCTTGGATGAAAGCGGTATTGTTTACATCGGTGCTGAAGTTGAAGCTGGCGACGTATTGGTTGGTAAGGTAACTCCAAAGGGCGAGACTACTCTCACTCCTGAAGAGAAGCTCCTCCGTGCGATCTTCGGTGAAAAAGCATCTGATGTTAAAGATACTTCTTTACGCGTTCCCTCAGGAATGATTGGTACTGTTATTGATGTTCAGGTCTTCACCCGTGAAGGTATTGAGCGTGATGCACGTGCACAGTCAATCATCCAAGAAGAATTACAACGCTATCGTTTGGACTTGAACGACCAGTTGCGTATTGTTGAGGGTGATGCCTTCATGCGTTTAGAAAAGTTGTTGATTGGCAAAGTTGCCAACGGCGGTCCTAAGAAATTAGCTAAAGGCACCAAGATCGACAAGGAATACCTTGCTGATTTGGACAAATACCATTGGTTCGATGTTCGTCCAGCAGACGACGAAGTTGCCTCACAAGTTGAAGCAATCAAGTCTTCTATTGAGGCGAAACGTAAACAGTTTGACGAAGCTTTTGAAGAGAAGCGCACCAAACTTACCCAGGGCGATGATTTACAACCTGGCGTAACCAAGATGGTTAAGGTGTACTTAGCTGTTAAGCGTCGCTTGCAGCCTGGTGACAAGATGGCCGGTCGTCACGGTAACAAAGGTGTGGTTTCTAAAATCGCTCCAGCTGAAGACATGCCATTTATGGCTGACGGACGCCCTGTTGACATCGTCTTGAACCCATTAGGTGTTCCTTCGCGTATGAACGTTGGTCAAATCTTGGAAACCCACTTAGGTTGGGCTGCTCAAGGTATTGGTAAGCGTATCGATGAGATGGTTCGTGAGCATGCTAAGCAAACTGAATTGCGTAAGTTCTTCAAGCAGCTTTATAACGAAACAGGTCGTGTTGAAGACATCGACAACTTCACTGATGAGCAGATCACTGTTTTGGCTGAGAATCTCCGCCAAGGCTTGCCATTTGCAACCCCAGTGTTTGACGGTGCCACTGAAGCTGAAATCGGACGCATGCTCGAGTTGGCGTATCCAGAAGATGTTGCTAAATCTTTGAAGATGACTCCTTCGCGTCAGCAAATGATTTTGTGCGACGGCCGTACTGGCGATCAATTCGAGCGTCCAGTAACAGTTGGCGTAATGCACGTCTTGAAACTCCACCATTTGGTCGACGACAAGATGCACGCGCGTTCAACCGGACCATACTCTTTAGTAACGCAACAGCCATTGGGCGGTAAAGCTCAGTTCGGTGGTCAGCGCTTTGGTGAGATGGAAGTCTGGGCCCTCGAAGCATACGGTGCTTCATATGTCTTGCAGGAAATGCTGACAGTGAAGTCCGATGACGTCGCAGGCCGTACCAAGGTTTATGAAAACATCGTCAAGGGCGAGCACACAATTGATGCTGGCATGCCCGAATCCTTCAACGTGCTGGTAAAAGAAATCCGTTCGTTGGGTATTGACATTGACATGGAGCGCAACTGA